In a single window of the Trichoderma breve strain T069 chromosome 6, whole genome shotgun sequence genome:
- a CDS encoding carbohydrate-binding family 9 domain-containing protein produces MHHHLLTLGAAAGLLATASATYSKLPSVNVPSCPRVGTISYSKSVPDLTPFPLTQVNLCYTDKSLELSFIAYDEVNYFFNASQGTNDDIWEYEVMEAFLYKGTEDPQTYVELEVNPNNVTYQAFVYNPSKNRAVGAPFDHFFVSDPATDGFSAKTVLNKPAKTWKSTVTVPLGIFNVDVGKAKGTSWRMNFFRTVVSPEIYPNQTLGGWSPPDQASFHITKFFGHVKFI; encoded by the coding sequence TTCTCACTctcggcgctgctgctggcctccTCGCGACGGCCTCAGCTACCTACTCGAAGCTTCCCAGTGTCAATGTGCCCTCATGTCCTCGCGTCGGCACAATTAGCTACAGCAAGTCAGTGCCCGACCTGACGCCCTTCCCGCTCACGCAGGTCAACCTGTGCTACACGGACAAGAGCCTCGAGCTCTCATTCATTGCCTACGACGAAGTCAATTACTTCTTCAACGCCTCGCAGGGCACAAACGACGACATCTGGGAGTACGAAGTCATGGAGGCCTTCCTTTACAAGGGCACCGAAGACCCTCAGACATACGTCGAGCTCGAGGTCAACCCCAACAACGTCACATACCAGGCGTTTGTTTACAATCCCTCAAAGAATCGCGCGGTCGGCGCACCTTTCGACCACTTTTTCGTTTCGGATCCCGCTACGGACGGCTTCAGCGCGAAGACGGTCCTCAACAAGCCCGCAAAGACTTGGAAGAGCACTGTCACCGTTCCTCTGGGCATCTTCAACGTCGACGtcggcaaggccaagggcaCATCTTGGAGGATGAACTTCTTCCGAACTGTCGTTAGCCCCGAGATTTACCCTAACCAGACTCTTGGTGGATGGTCGCCGCCAGACCAGGCAAGCTTCCATATTACAAAGTTCTTTGGTCATGTCAAATTTATTTGA